The following proteins are encoded in a genomic region of Galbibacter sp. BG1:
- a CDS encoding AMP-dependent synthetase/ligase: protein MNKVTRLFDFPYHQLEKYNLDIAFSTKYGDEWVHTSSQEYVDKANQFSRGLLRLGVQPNEKIAVITHVNRTEWHIADIGILQTGAQNVPIYPTISEEDYEYILNHSEASYVIVSDAEILEKLNSIKQNVPSLKGVYSFVDLPGANNWEEILALGEDSSNQNEVEARKDAVTTEDLATIIYTSGTTGRPKGVMLSHKNIVSNVLASEERVPLEPHDVALSFLPICHIFERMVVYLYQNCGIKIYFAESIEKMSDNLKEVKPHVMTVVPRLLEKVYDKIYAKGTELSGIKKKLFFWAIELGHKFEPYNTNGAWYNFQLGIARKLIFSKWQEGLGGNLKVMVSGSAALQPRLGRVFGAADIPVMEGYGLTETSPVIAVNDQKNRGWKIGTVGRMLPGVEVKIAEDGEILCKGPNVMIGYYKDEEKTNEVMEGGYFHTGDIGEVDDDGFLKITDRKKEIFKTSGGKYVAPQLIENLMKQSRFIEQIMVIGEGEKMPAAIIQPNFEFVEAWAKRHQVDISGDRKALISHPKVIERIQEEVDHYNEKFGRWERVKLFELTPEEWSVEEGHLTPTLKLKRRIIKEKYADLYTKIYGPK, encoded by the coding sequence ATGAATAAAGTTACCCGTTTGTTTGACTTTCCATACCATCAATTGGAAAAATATAATTTGGACATTGCCTTTTCTACTAAATATGGAGACGAATGGGTGCATACATCTTCGCAAGAATATGTAGACAAAGCGAATCAATTCAGTAGGGGACTTTTAAGGTTGGGGGTACAGCCTAATGAAAAAATTGCGGTAATTACGCATGTAAACAGAACGGAATGGCATATCGCAGATATTGGTATTCTGCAAACAGGAGCACAGAATGTTCCAATTTATCCAACCATTTCTGAAGAAGATTACGAATACATCTTAAACCATTCTGAAGCCTCTTATGTAATAGTTTCCGATGCTGAAATATTGGAAAAGCTAAACAGCATAAAACAAAATGTTCCTTCCCTTAAGGGAGTGTATTCTTTTGTGGATTTACCAGGCGCCAATAATTGGGAGGAAATTTTAGCCTTGGGAGAAGACAGCAGTAATCAGAATGAAGTAGAAGCGAGGAAAGATGCAGTTACCACTGAAGACTTAGCGACCATTATTTATACTTCTGGTACTACTGGAAGACCTAAGGGAGTAATGCTTTCTCATAAAAATATTGTTTCCAATGTTTTGGCGAGTGAGGAAAGGGTCCCTCTAGAACCACATGATGTGGCATTAAGCTTTTTGCCTATCTGCCATATTTTTGAAAGAATGGTGGTTTATCTTTACCAAAATTGCGGTATAAAAATATATTTTGCAGAATCGATCGAAAAAATGAGCGATAACCTTAAAGAAGTAAAACCTCACGTTATGACGGTGGTGCCTAGACTTCTGGAAAAGGTATACGATAAAATTTATGCAAAGGGAACAGAGTTAAGTGGCATTAAAAAGAAACTTTTCTTCTGGGCCATAGAATTAGGCCATAAGTTCGAGCCTTACAATACCAATGGTGCTTGGTATAATTTTCAGTTAGGGATAGCCAGAAAATTAATCTTTAGCAAATGGCAAGAAGGACTTGGAGGGAACCTGAAAGTAATGGTTTCCGGTAGTGCAGCCTTACAACCAAGGCTTGGAAGGGTTTTTGGAGCTGCCGATATTCCCGTAATGGAAGGATACGGACTCACAGAAACTTCTCCCGTTATTGCAGTGAACGACCAGAAAAACCGCGGTTGGAAGATTGGAACAGTTGGAAGAATGCTACCCGGTGTTGAGGTTAAAATTGCAGAAGATGGGGAAATTCTTTGTAAAGGACCTAATGTTATGATAGGGTACTACAAAGATGAAGAAAAAACCAACGAGGTTATGGAAGGCGGGTATTTTCATACCGGGGATATAGGGGAAGTAGATGATGACGGTTTCTTGAAGATAACAGATCGTAAAAAAGAAATCTTTAAAACTTCTGGGGGTAAATACGTGGCTCCGCAACTCATTGAAAATTTAATGAAGCAATCTCGTTTTATCGAACAAATTATGGTTATTGGTGAAGGGGAAAAGATGCCAGCAGCCATTATACAACCAAACTTTGAGTTTGTTGAAGCGTGGGCAAAAAGACATCAAGTCGATATTAGCGGCGATCGTAAAGCATTAATATCCCATCCTAAAGTTATAGAGCGTATACAAGAAGAGGTAGACCATTATAACGAAAAATTCGGACGCTGGGAAAGAGTTAAACTTTTCGAACTTACCCCAGAAGAGTGGAGTGTGGAAGAAGGGCATTTAACGCCAACGCTTAAATTGAAGCGTCGAATAATTAAAGAAAAATATGCCGATTTATATACTAAGATCTACGGACCCAAGTAA
- a CDS encoding four helix bundle protein — MHRFEELKIWQKAMVVTEKCYAITSEFPVEEKYGLISQIRRSAVAIPSNISEGAGRNTNGEFRQFLGVANGSSFELLTQLYLSKRLKLISERNVRPIIDEVVEVTKMNYSLQKTLQ, encoded by the coding sequence ATGCACAGATTTGAAGAACTTAAAATTTGGCAAAAGGCGATGGTTGTAACTGAGAAATGTTACGCTATAACCAGCGAATTTCCTGTTGAAGAAAAATATGGGCTCATTTCTCAAATAAGGAGAAGTGCTGTTGCCATTCCTTCAAATATTTCTGAAGGTGCAGGAAGAAATACCAATGGCGAATTTAGACAGTTCCTAGGAGTTGCTAATGGGTCGTCTTTTGAATTGTTGACTCAATTATATCTGTCGAAAAGATTAAAACTAATTTCAGAAAGAAATGTTCGGCCTATTATTGATGAAGTTGTTGAAGTCACTAAAATGAATTATTCACTTCAAAAAACTCTTCAATAG
- a CDS encoding vancomycin high temperature exclusion protein produces MKSKRNRIRSLIKLFLFGIFLIIILVSVSNYSVESAVKGKTYFKLEDIPHNKVGLVLGTAKKLNDGGVNPYFQYRINAAVSLFKAGKVEFLLIIGDNGSTGYNEPNDFKKALIAEGIPENKIFLDFAGFRTLDSVVRAKKIFGQESITIISQQFHNERAIYLAEEFGVNAIGFNAKDVKGSGGLQTKLREYLARTKVFVDLLFQVEPKYLGDKIVIE; encoded by the coding sequence GTGAAAAGTAAAAGAAACCGTATCCGATCTTTAATCAAGCTGTTCCTTTTTGGTATTTTCTTGATTATTATTTTGGTATCAGTGTCCAATTATTCCGTAGAAAGCGCAGTAAAAGGAAAAACTTATTTTAAGCTGGAAGATATCCCGCACAACAAAGTCGGCTTAGTATTAGGTACGGCCAAAAAACTAAATGACGGTGGTGTAAATCCGTATTTTCAATACCGAATTAATGCTGCAGTCTCTTTATTTAAGGCTGGGAAGGTGGAGTTTTTGCTAATAATTGGCGATAACGGGTCTACAGGTTACAATGAACCAAACGATTTTAAGAAAGCACTTATAGCCGAAGGGATTCCTGAAAATAAAATATTTCTGGATTTTGCCGGTTTTCGAACTTTAGACTCCGTAGTGCGGGCAAAAAAGATTTTTGGTCAAGAAAGTATTACTATTATTTCCCAACAATTCCATAATGAACGCGCCATTTATCTGGCTGAAGAATTCGGTGTAAATGCAATTGGATTTAACGCAAAGGATGTAAAAGGGAGTGGTGGACTACAGACAAAATTACGCGAATATTTAGCCAGAACAAAGGTTTTTGTAGATTTGCTATTTCAAGTAGAGCCTAAGTATTTAGGGGATAAAATTGTAATAGAATAA
- a CDS encoding MarR family winged helix-turn-helix transcriptional regulator, with product MKDTTIDYALRATWQAVAKMYNEEAGKQDSTMATGFTLLSIDPEKGSPSTALGPKMGMEGTSLSRTLKSMEEKGLIIRKPNPKDGRGVLICLTEFGREKREYSKDVVLKFNETVRNHIKESDLEGFFKVITAVNELISEKKIYTEDVSTN from the coding sequence ATGAAGGATACAACTATAGATTATGCGTTACGGGCAACATGGCAAGCAGTTGCTAAAATGTATAACGAAGAAGCTGGAAAACAAGATAGCACGATGGCTACAGGTTTTACACTCTTAAGTATAGACCCCGAAAAAGGTTCCCCCTCAACAGCTTTGGGCCCCAAAATGGGCATGGAAGGTACTAGTTTGTCTAGAACCTTAAAAAGTATGGAAGAAAAGGGTTTAATAATAAGAAAGCCCAATCCTAAAGATGGTAGGGGCGTACTTATTTGCCTTACTGAATTTGGAAGGGAAAAAAGGGAATACTCAAAAGACGTGGTACTGAAGTTTAATGAAACTGTTCGCAATCATATTAAAGAAAGTGATTTGGAAGGTTTTTTTAAGGTGATTACTGCGGTAAACGAACTTATTTCAGAAAAGAAAATATATACGGAAGACGTATCAACAAATTAA
- a CDS encoding acetyl-CoA C-acyltransferase: MRTAYIVKAYRTAVGKAPRGVFRFKRPDELAAETIQFMLDEIPQFDKTRIDDVMVGNAMPEAEQGLNVGRLISLMGLKIEDVPGVTVNRYCASGIETIGMATAKIQSGMADCIIAGGAESMSYIPMGGYKPVPDYKVAKNGNEDYYWGMGLTAEAVAQEYEVSREDQDEFAYNSHQKALKAIKEGKFDKQIVPIKIDETYVDSNGKKATKSYTVDTDEGPRADTSKEVLGKLRPVFAEGGSVTAGNSSQMSDGAAFTLVMSEEMVKELNLEPIARLVSYAAAGVPPRIMGIGPIKAIPKALDQAGMKLDQIDLIELNEAFASQSLAVIRKLGLNPDIVNVNGGAIALGHPLGCTGAKLSVQLFDEMRRRESKYGIVTMCVGTGQGAAGVYEFLN; the protein is encoded by the coding sequence ATGAGAACAGCATATATAGTAAAAGCATATAGAACAGCCGTGGGGAAAGCACCCCGTGGTGTATTCAGATTCAAAAGACCAGACGAATTGGCGGCGGAAACCATTCAATTTATGTTGGATGAAATCCCTCAATTCGACAAAACCAGAATCGATGATGTCATGGTAGGAAATGCCATGCCAGAAGCCGAACAAGGTTTAAACGTTGGACGGTTGATTTCATTAATGGGACTTAAAATAGAAGATGTACCTGGAGTTACCGTAAACCGTTATTGTGCCTCTGGAATAGAAACTATTGGTATGGCAACCGCAAAAATTCAATCGGGAATGGCAGATTGTATTATTGCTGGTGGTGCAGAGAGTATGAGTTACATTCCTATGGGAGGTTATAAACCGGTACCTGATTATAAAGTGGCTAAAAATGGTAATGAAGATTACTATTGGGGAATGGGTTTAACTGCCGAGGCAGTGGCACAGGAATACGAAGTTTCCCGTGAAGATCAAGATGAATTTGCTTATAATTCTCATCAAAAGGCGCTTAAAGCGATTAAAGAAGGAAAATTTGATAAGCAAATTGTACCTATCAAAATTGACGAAACATATGTAGATTCCAATGGTAAGAAAGCTACAAAATCTTATACCGTAGATACGGATGAAGGTCCGCGTGCTGATACTTCCAAAGAAGTATTGGGCAAGCTAAGACCTGTTTTTGCTGAAGGAGGTAGCGTAACGGCTGGTAACTCTTCGCAAATGAGTGACGGTGCAGCATTCACATTGGTGATGAGCGAAGAAATGGTAAAAGAGCTTAATTTGGAGCCTATAGCAAGATTGGTTTCTTATGCAGCGGCCGGTGTTCCACCCAGAATTATGGGTATTGGTCCTATTAAAGCAATTCCAAAAGCATTGGATCAGGCAGGAATGAAATTAGATCAAATCGATTTAATAGAATTAAACGAGGCATTCGCATCACAATCTTTGGCTGTTATAAGAAAATTAGGATTAAATCCAGATATCGTAAATGTAAACGGTGGTGCGATCGCTTTGGGTCATCCATTGGGTTGTACAGGAGCTAAACTTTCGGTTCAATTGTTCGACGAGATGAGAAGAAGGGAAAGCAAATATGGAATTGTAACCATGTGTGTTGGAACAGGACAAGGAGCCGCAGGGGTTTACGAATTTTTAAATTAA
- a CDS encoding GNAT family N-acetyltransferase: MSQFYVQLLSKSDVEKIAFLTQQLNPDKSKETLVEMHKQMFSFNGYRCFGFFENSVLVGICSGWITVKLYSGKQLELDNVIIDKTKQSQGLGKLFIDEISLWAKNNEFKTMELNTYVGNGRSHKFYFNQGFEIIGYHFQKKI; encoded by the coding sequence ATGTCTCAGTTTTACGTACAGCTTCTTTCCAAAAGCGATGTGGAAAAAATAGCTTTCTTAACGCAACAGCTCAATCCAGATAAATCTAAGGAAACGCTAGTGGAAATGCATAAACAGATGTTTTCTTTTAATGGCTACCGTTGTTTTGGTTTCTTTGAAAACTCCGTTCTGGTGGGTATATGTAGTGGCTGGATAACGGTTAAGTTATACTCCGGGAAACAGTTGGAGCTCGATAATGTAATCATCGATAAAACCAAGCAGTCTCAAGGTTTAGGAAAGTTATTTATAGATGAAATAAGTCTATGGGCAAAAAATAATGAATTTAAGACCATGGAGCTTAATACATATGTTGGAAATGGAAGATCGCATAAGTTTTATTTTAATCAAGGTTTTGAGATAATAGGATATCACTTTCAGAAGAAAATATAA
- a CDS encoding 3-hydroxyacyl-CoA dehydrogenase/enoyl-CoA hydratase family protein, translating into MNRRIKKVAVIGSGIMGSGIACHFANIGAEVLLLDIVPRELTDKEKAKGLTLEDKAVRNRLVNENLQSALKSKPSPIYNKKFADRISTGNMEDDISKIKDVDWIIEVVVERLDIKKSVFEKIEKHRKPGTLITSNTSGIPIHFMNEGRSKDFQEHFAVTHFFNPPRYLKLFEVVPGPDCKQEVVDFLMMYGEKFLGKTSVLAKDTPAFIGNRIGIFGIQSLFHQVKELGMTVEEVDKLTGPVIGRQKSATFRTVDVVGLDTLVHVANGIYENCPDDEAHDLFKLPDFIQTMMDNKWLGSKSGQGFYKKVKGDDGKSEILSLDLDTMEYTKKDKAKFATLEETKSIDKVEDRFPVLVNGKDKAGEFYRKNFASLFAYVQHRIPEISDELYRIDDAMKAGFGWQHGPFEIWDAVGVEKGIELMKAEGKEPAKWVTEMLESGNKSFYTVKDGATYYYDIPSKKQVEKPGQEAFIILDNIRKSKEVWKNSGVVIEDLGDGILNVEFQSKMNTIGGDVLAGLNKAIDLAEKDFQGLVVGNQAQNFSVGANIGMIFMMAVEQEYDELNMAIKMFQDTMMRMRYSAIPTISAPHGMALGGGCELSLHADKVVAAAETYMGLVEFGVGVIPGGGGSKEMTLRASDLFRKDDVETNVLREHFLTIGMAKVSTSAHEAFDLNLLQKGKDIVVINKDRQIAEAKKHAVLMAEAGYTQPPMRKDIKVLGKQALGMFLVGTDSMNAGNYISDHDKKIANKLAYVMAGGDLSEATQVSEQYLLDLEREAFLSLCTERKTLERIQHMLKTGKPLRN; encoded by the coding sequence ATGAACAGAAGAATAAAGAAAGTTGCAGTTATTGGTTCCGGAATTATGGGAAGCGGCATAGCCTGCCATTTCGCCAATATCGGAGCTGAAGTTTTGCTACTCGACATTGTACCAAGAGAATTAACAGACAAAGAAAAAGCAAAAGGTCTTACCCTTGAAGATAAAGCGGTAAGGAATAGGTTGGTAAACGAAAACCTTCAAAGTGCTTTAAAGTCGAAACCCTCTCCAATTTACAATAAGAAATTTGCAGACCGTATTTCTACTGGAAATATGGAAGACGATATTTCTAAAATTAAAGATGTTGATTGGATTATTGAAGTGGTTGTAGAGCGTTTGGATATTAAAAAGAGCGTTTTCGAAAAAATTGAAAAGCACCGTAAGCCAGGTACTTTAATTACCTCGAATACTTCTGGTATTCCAATTCATTTTATGAATGAAGGTAGAAGTAAAGATTTCCAAGAGCATTTTGCGGTAACTCACTTTTTCAATCCTCCACGTTATTTAAAACTTTTTGAAGTTGTACCAGGACCCGATTGTAAGCAAGAGGTGGTAGACTTCTTAATGATGTACGGGGAGAAGTTTTTAGGTAAAACTTCCGTATTGGCAAAAGATACGCCTGCTTTTATAGGTAACCGTATTGGTATCTTCGGAATTCAAAGTCTTTTCCATCAAGTGAAAGAACTCGGGATGACGGTTGAAGAAGTAGATAAACTTACAGGTCCTGTAATTGGTCGCCAAAAATCGGCCACTTTTAGAACTGTAGATGTTGTAGGGCTTGATACCTTGGTGCATGTGGCCAATGGAATCTATGAAAACTGTCCTGATGATGAAGCGCATGATTTATTCAAGCTTCCAGACTTTATCCAAACAATGATGGATAATAAATGGTTGGGAAGTAAAAGCGGACAAGGTTTTTATAAAAAGGTAAAAGGAGACGATGGAAAGAGTGAAATTCTTTCATTGGATCTGGATACCATGGAATACACAAAAAAAGACAAAGCGAAATTTGCCACATTAGAGGAAACAAAATCTATTGATAAAGTAGAAGACAGATTTCCAGTTTTGGTGAATGGTAAAGATAAAGCAGGAGAATTCTACCGTAAGAACTTTGCTTCCTTATTTGCATATGTACAACACAGAATTCCTGAAATTTCTGACGAATTGTATAGAATCGATGATGCAATGAAAGCCGGTTTCGGTTGGCAACACGGTCCGTTTGAAATTTGGGACGCTGTTGGCGTTGAAAAGGGAATCGAATTGATGAAAGCGGAAGGCAAGGAACCTGCTAAATGGGTTACTGAAATGCTGGAAAGCGGAAATAAATCTTTTTACACCGTAAAAGATGGGGCGACTTATTATTACGACATTCCATCTAAAAAACAGGTTGAAAAACCAGGTCAGGAAGCGTTTATCATTTTAGACAACATCCGTAAATCCAAGGAAGTTTGGAAAAATAGCGGTGTTGTTATAGAAGATTTAGGTGATGGTATTTTAAATGTGGAGTTCCAATCCAAAATGAATACCATTGGAGGAGATGTCCTTGCCGGACTTAACAAAGCTATAGATTTAGCAGAAAAAGATTTTCAAGGTTTAGTGGTTGGTAACCAAGCGCAGAATTTCTCTGTTGGAGCCAATATTGGAATGATTTTTATGATGGCAGTAGAGCAGGAGTATGATGAATTGAATATGGCCATTAAGATGTTCCAAGATACAATGATGCGTATGCGCTACTCGGCAATCCCTACTATTTCTGCTCCACATGGAATGGCTTTAGGTGGTGGATGCGAACTTTCGTTGCATGCCGATAAAGTGGTTGCAGCTGCAGAGACTTATATGGGTCTTGTAGAATTTGGTGTAGGAGTAATCCCCGGTGGAGGTGGTTCTAAGGAAATGACGTTGAGGGCTTCAGATCTATTTAGAAAAGATGACGTGGAAACCAATGTGCTTCGCGAACATTTCTTAACTATCGGGATGGCGAAGGTTTCAACATCTGCACATGAGGCGTTCGACTTAAATCTTCTTCAGAAAGGAAAAGATATAGTGGTGATTAACAAAGACCGACAAATAGCGGAAGCCAAAAAACATGCAGTTTTAATGGCCGAGGCCGGTTATACACAGCCGCCAATGAGAAAAGATATAAAAGTACTGGGTAAACAGGCATTGGGGATGTTCTTAGTAGGGACTGATTCGATGAATGCAGGTAATTATATTTCCGATCATGACAAGAAAATTGCGAATAAACTAGCTTATGTAATGGCTGGTGGGGATTTATCGGAAGCTACGCAAGTTTCAGAACAATATTTATTGGATTTGGAACGGGAAGCATTCCTGTCACTTTGTACAGAACGTAAAACGCTAGAGCGTATTCAGCATATGTTAAAAACGGGGAAACCTCTTCGTAATTAA
- a CDS encoding TIGR00266 family protein, giving the protein MTSHEIDYQIYGEEMQYVEIELDPQEAVVAEAGSFMMMDQGLQMDTIFGDGSNQQKGVLGKLFSAGKRLLTGESLFMTAFLNTDMGKRKVSFASPYPGKIIPIDLTKYRGKFICQKDAFLCAAQGVSIGIEFSRRLGRGFFGGEGFIMQKLEGDGMAFVHAGGTLARRELAAGEVLRVDTGCIVGFTQDIDYDIEFVGGIKNTVFGGEGLFFASLRGPGVVYIQSLPFSRLASRVFAAAPQQGGKDKGEGSILGGLGDLLDGDNRF; this is encoded by the coding sequence ATGACATCACACGAAATAGATTATCAAATATACGGTGAGGAAATGCAATATGTGGAGATAGAACTAGATCCACAGGAAGCCGTAGTGGCAGAAGCCGGAAGTTTTATGATGATGGATCAAGGACTTCAAATGGATACCATTTTTGGAGACGGTTCCAATCAACAAAAGGGGGTTCTGGGAAAACTTTTTTCCGCAGGGAAGCGTTTGCTAACTGGAGAAAGCTTGTTTATGACGGCTTTTTTAAATACCGATATGGGAAAACGTAAGGTAAGCTTTGCCTCGCCCTATCCCGGAAAAATAATTCCGATTGACCTTACCAAATACCGCGGAAAATTTATTTGCCAGAAAGATGCATTTTTATGTGCTGCCCAAGGTGTTTCCATTGGAATTGAATTTTCCAGAAGACTCGGTAGGGGATTTTTTGGAGGCGAAGGTTTTATTATGCAAAAGCTCGAAGGCGACGGTATGGCATTTGTACATGCTGGAGGAACTTTAGCCAGAAGGGAATTGGCTGCAGGTGAAGTTTTGAGGGTAGATACCGGCTGTATTGTTGGTTTTACCCAAGATATTGATTATGACATTGAATTTGTAGGCGGCATTAAGAATACCGTTTTTGGTGGGGAAGGATTGTTTTTTGCCTCCCTGCGCGGTCCTGGGGTTGTCTATATACAATCGTTGCCTTTCAGTCGTTTGGCCAGCAGGGTTTTTGCAGCCGCCCCTCAACAAGGAGGGAAGGATAAAGGCGAGGGAAGCATTCTTGGCGGCTTAGGTGATTTACTGGATGGTGACAATAGGTTTTAG
- a CDS encoding acyl-CoA dehydrogenase family protein: MEAIKRDMTRGGQFLVKETKAEDIFTPEDFSEEQKMMRDSVKEFVDREIWPNKERFEKKDYALTEEVMRKAGELGLLGVAVPEEYDGLGMGFVTTMLVCDYISGATGSVATAFGAHTGIGTMPITLYGTEEQKKKYVPKLATGEWFGAYCLTEPGAGSDANSGKTKAVLSDDGKYYSISGQKMWISNAGFANVFIVFARIEDDKNITGFIVENDTENGISFGEEEKKLGIHSSSTRQVFFNETKVPVENMLSERGNGFKIAMNALNVGRIKLAAACLDAQRRVITEAVKYANDRVQFKTPISQFGAIKSKIAEIATATYVDESACYRAGKDIEDRIAIRQEEGNSHQEAELKGVEEYAIECSILKVAVSEHCQKTTDEGIQIFGGMGFSADTPMESAWRDARISRIYEGTNEINRMLSVGMLIKKAMKGQVDLLGPATAVKDELMGIPSFDTPDYSELFAEEKEMIGKLKKAFLMVAGSGVQKYGAELEQHQQLLMAAADILIEIYMAESAILRTEKNAKRFGEESQKEQIAMAKLNLFHAVEKVQTRGKEGISSFAEGDEQRMMLMGLKRFTKYANLPNVIELRNTIADKAIAENKYCY; this comes from the coding sequence ATGGAAGCAATTAAACGAGACATGACAAGAGGCGGACAGTTTCTAGTAAAGGAAACCAAAGCAGAAGACATATTCACTCCGGAAGATTTTTCGGAAGAGCAAAAAATGATGCGCGATTCTGTAAAAGAATTCGTGGATCGTGAAATTTGGCCAAACAAAGAGCGTTTTGAAAAGAAAGACTACGCTTTAACCGAAGAAGTAATGCGCAAAGCAGGAGAACTCGGACTTCTTGGAGTAGCGGTACCAGAAGAATATGACGGACTGGGAATGGGGTTTGTAACCACCATGCTGGTTTGTGATTATATCTCTGGGGCTACCGGGTCTGTAGCGACCGCTTTTGGAGCGCATACAGGTATTGGTACCATGCCAATAACTTTATATGGTACCGAAGAGCAGAAGAAAAAATACGTTCCTAAATTAGCTACCGGCGAGTGGTTTGGTGCTTACTGTTTAACAGAGCCAGGAGCAGGATCGGATGCCAATAGTGGGAAAACAAAAGCTGTTTTGTCGGATGATGGAAAATACTATTCCATCAGCGGACAAAAAATGTGGATTTCCAATGCAGGTTTTGCCAATGTGTTTATTGTTTTTGCAAGGATTGAAGACGATAAGAACATTACCGGATTTATCGTAGAAAACGATACCGAAAACGGAATTTCCTTTGGTGAAGAAGAGAAAAAATTAGGAATTCATTCGTCTTCTACAAGACAAGTTTTCTTTAACGAAACAAAAGTTCCTGTAGAGAACATGCTTTCAGAAAGAGGAAACGGATTCAAAATAGCAATGAACGCCTTAAATGTAGGTCGTATTAAATTGGCAGCAGCATGTTTAGATGCACAGAGACGTGTTATTACAGAAGCTGTTAAATATGCGAACGACCGTGTTCAGTTTAAAACTCCAATTTCTCAGTTTGGAGCTATAAAATCTAAAATTGCAGAAATAGCCACTGCCACGTATGTAGACGAATCTGCTTGTTACAGAGCAGGAAAAGATATAGAAGATAGAATCGCCATCCGTCAAGAAGAAGGGAATTCGCATCAAGAAGCAGAGCTTAAAGGTGTAGAGGAATACGCTATTGAATGTTCTATTCTTAAAGTGGCCGTTTCAGAACATTGCCAGAAAACAACCGATGAAGGGATTCAGATTTTTGGTGGAATGGGATTCTCGGCAGATACTCCTATGGAATCTGCGTGGAGGGATGCCCGTATCTCTAGAATTTATGAAGGTACCAACGAAATTAACCGTATGCTTTCGGTAGGAATGCTTATTAAAAAAGCGATGAAAGGTCAGGTAGACCTTTTAGGTCCTGCTACTGCGGTTAAAGACGAACTTATGGGAATTCCTTCTTTCGATACGCCAGATTATTCAGAATTGTTTGCTGAAGAAAAAGAGATGATCGGTAAATTGAAAAAAGCCTTCTTAATGGTAGCCGGTTCTGGGGTTCAAAAATATGGAGCAGAACTAGAGCAGCACCAACAATTGTTAATGGCAGCTGCAGATATTCTTATAGAAATCTATATGGCAGAATCCGCTATTCTTAGAACTGAAAAAAATGCAAAACGTTTTGGGGAAGAGAGTCAGAAAGAGCAAATCGCCATGGCTAAATTAAACCTATTCCATGCGGTAGAGAAAGTTCAAACCAGAGGTAAAGAAGGTATTTCTTCTTTTGCTGAAGGCGATGAACAACGTATGATGTTAATGGGATTAAAGCGTTTCACTAAATACGCAAACCTTCCTAACGTTATTGAATTAAGAAACACGATTGCCGATAAAGCAATTGCTGAAAATAAATACTGTTACTAG
- a CDS encoding DUF1456 family protein, which yields MALSNNDIFKKLRVAHKLRDEDIVKILELVDFRISKSELGAFFRSEDHPKYMECGDQILRNFLNGLIIHLRGPMPKKKSN from the coding sequence ATGGCATTATCTAACAACGATATTTTTAAAAAACTACGGGTAGCGCACAAGCTTCGCGACGAAGACATTGTGAAAATCCTGGAATTAGTGGATTTTAGAATAAGTAAAAGTGAATTGGGTGCTTTTTTTAGAAGTGAAGACCATCCAAAATATATGGAATGTGGTGACCAAATACTGCGTAATTTCTTAAACGGACTTATTATACACCTTCGCGGCCCGATGCCCAAGAAGAAATCCAATTAG